The genomic window GCGGTGACCACGTGGGGAATGCCGTGGAGGAGGGATGCCAGGTGCCCGGCGAAGTTCGCGTACCAGGTGTGCGAGTGCACGACGTCGGCGCCCGCCATGTCCGAGACGATCGCGAGGTCGGTGCCGAGGGTCTGGATCGCACCGTTCGCCGACGCCAATTCGGCGGGCACGCCGTAGGAGGTCGTGTCGGCCTCGTCGCGCGACGCGCCGAACGCGCGGACCTGCACCTCGGTGCCCTCGGCGCGCAGCGCCTTGACGAGCTCGGTGGCGTGGACCCCTGCTCCCCCGTAGATCTCCGGCGGGTACTCCTTGGTCACGATGTCGACGCGCATGAGACGAACCGTAGTACAGCGCAAGGCGCGCCGCAGACGTGTTTCCGCTCGCCCGCCGGAGCCCTAGGGTGGTGCCATGCCTGCAGCGCCGAAGGTCTTCGGAATCATCCTCGCCGGCGGCGAGGGAAAGCGACTCATGCCCCTGACGGCTGACCGCGCCAAACCCGCCGTGCCCTTCGGCGGTCAATACCGCCTGATCGACTTCGCGATCTCGAATCTCATCAATTCGGGGCTGCGTCAGCTCGTCGTGCTGACGCAGTACAAGTCGCACAGCCTCGACCGACACATCTCGCAGACGTGGCGCATGTCGCCGATGCTCGGCTCGTACGTCGCCTCGGTCCCCGCCCAGCAGCGTCTCGGCAAGCGGTGGTTCTCGGGTTCGGCCGACGCGATCCTGCAGTCGATGAATCTCATCCGCGACGAGAAGCCCGACATCGTCGTCGTCATCGGTGCCGACCACGTCTACCGCATGGACTTCAAGCAGATGCTCGACGCCCACATCGCCTCCGATGCGCGCGCGACGGTCGCCGGCATCCGTCAGCCGATCTCGCTCGCGAACCAGTTCGGCGTCATCGACACCGACCCCAGCGACCCGACGAAGATCCGCGCGTTCCTCGAGAAGCCGCAGAGCCCCGCGGGCCTCGCCGACTCGCCGCACGAGGTGCTCGCCTCGATGGGCAACTACATCTTCGACGCCGACGCCCTCGTCGACGCCGTCACGCACGACGGCGAGCTGCCCACCTCGGCGCACGACATGGGCGGCGACATCGTCCCCTACTTCGTCGACCGCGGTGAGGCGGCCGTCTACGACTTCCAGCGCAACGACGTGCCCGGCTCCACACCGCGTGACCGGTCGTACTGGCGCGACGTCGGCACGATCGAGTCGTTCT from Microbacterium testaceum includes these protein-coding regions:
- the glgC gene encoding glucose-1-phosphate adenylyltransferase, with the translated sequence MPAAPKVFGIILAGGEGKRLMPLTADRAKPAVPFGGQYRLIDFAISNLINSGLRQLVVLTQYKSHSLDRHISQTWRMSPMLGSYVASVPAQQRLGKRWFSGSADAILQSMNLIRDEKPDIVVVIGADHVYRMDFKQMLDAHIASDARATVAGIRQPISLANQFGVIDTDPSDPTKIRAFLEKPQSPAGLADSPHEVLASMGNYIFDADALVDAVTHDGELPTSAHDMGGDIVPYFVDRGEAAVYDFQRNDVPGSTPRDRSYWRDVGTIESFYDAHMDLISTLPIFNLYNNDWPIFSQTFNAPPAKFVRDSVGRIGNAIDSIVSLGSVLSGTHLERSVVGPWALAGGGSTITDSVLFDSVQVGAGARIHRAILDKNVVLEPGATIGVDRERDLARGFTVTETGITVVGKDVHVHT